Proteins from a single region of Oncorhynchus keta strain PuntledgeMale-10-30-2019 chromosome 20, Oket_V2, whole genome shotgun sequence:
- the LOC118399038 gene encoding adaptin ear-binding coat-associated protein 1-like: MSTEGEYESILCVKPDVNVYRIPPRATNRGYRAADWKLDVPDWSGRMRITAKGKVAYIKLEDKVSGELFAQAPVTEYPGIAVETVSDSSRYFVLRIQDDNGRSAFIGVGFADRGDSFDFNVSLQDHFKWVKQENEISKNPQGAALGPKLDLGFKDGQTITLNIGQGKKRDKPRPQGAGGLGLLPPPRKGKMAPPPSSAFSNHNTVPQTGGSDTGCLLDLDSSNSNTVVQSSNPSSDLWGDFSSPASSLPPTSRQEHTPNWGRF; this comes from the exons ATGTCGACCGAGGGCGAATACGAGTCGATCCTTTGCGTTAAACCCGACGTCAACGTTTATCGAATACCACCGAGGGCTACAAATCGTGGATACAG ggcagcagactggaaGCTGGATGTTCCCGATTGGTCAGGGCGCATGCGGATAACGGCGAAGGGGAAAGTGGCCTACATCAAACTGGAAGACAAAGTCTCAG GGGAGCTGTTTGCTCAGGCCCCTGTCACTGAGTATCCCGGCATCGCAGTTGAAACCGTAAGCGACTCCAGTCGCTACTTTGTCTTGCGAATACAGGATGACAatg GCCGCAGTGCTTTTATTGGCGTTGGATTCGCGgacagaggggactcttttgaCTTCAACGTGTCTTTGCAGGACCACTTTAA GTGGGTGAAACAAGAGAATGAGATCAGCAAAAACCCTCAGGGTGCAGCTTTGGGACCAAAGCTGGACTTGGGATTTAAAGACGGACAAACCATCACCCTTAATATTGGG CAAGGCAAAAAGAGGGATAAGCCACGCCCACAGGGGGCAGGTGGGCTCGGTCTCCTACCGCCGCCACGAAAAGGAAAGatggctcctcctccttcctctgccttCTCCAATCACAACACTGTGCCTCAAACAGGAGGCTCAGATACGG gcTGTTTGCTAGATCTGGACAGTAGTAACTCCAACACTGTGGTCCAATCATCCAACCCCAGCAGTGATCTTTGGGGAGACTTCTCCTCCCCTGCAAG TTCGCTCCCTCCAACATCGCGACAAGAGCACACGCCGAATTGGGGCCGGTTTTGA